In Rhodobacter xanthinilyticus, a single window of DNA contains:
- a CDS encoding hydrogenase expression/formation C-terminal domain-containing protein yields MSRPDLNAVLRQRARGTGNMVLVLHEVAHALEALAARGEARVIDLSSLPMTAPELARLTDWLGRGEVVAQIEAEGRSEAMETAYPGVWLVTHRDRDDMLRGRYIEITPLPEILRSQPADIAAAGRRMARALTHFSDLEEAS; encoded by the coding sequence ATGAGCCGCCCCGATCTCAACGCGGTCTTGCGCCAACGCGCGCGCGGCACGGGCAATATGGTGCTGGTGCTGCATGAGGTGGCGCATGCGCTCGAGGCCTTGGCCGCGCGCGGCGAGGCCCGGGTGATCGACCTGAGCAGCCTGCCGATGACCGCGCCCGAGCTTGCCCGCCTGACCGATTGGCTCGGCCGCGGCGAGGTCGTCGCCCAGATCGAGGCCGAGGGCCGCTCGGAGGCGATGGAGACCGCCTATCCCGGCGTCTGGCTCGTCACCCACCGCGACCGCGACGACATGCTGCGCGGGCGTTACATCGAAATCACCCCCCTGCCCGAGATCCTGCGCAGCCAGCCCGCCGATATTGCGGCGGCCGGGCGGCGGATGGCGCGGGCGCTCACCCATTTCAGCGACCTTGAGGAGGCATCATGA
- a CDS encoding hydrogenase maturation protease, translating to MTKDHHESALRILALGVGNTLLTDEAAGPLAVTLFEGSHGAALGVTCLDVGTLGFPLAAEIGAADALIVFDAARFGTMPGTVRALEGAEMDHFVRSGSLSVHEVGLRDLMDMARLSEDLPRYRALVGIEPGEIGWGLEPSADVAAAIPQAVEIAAEIVARWRAEAPEAAA from the coding sequence GTGACCAAAGACCACCATGAGAGCGCGCTGCGCATTCTCGCCCTTGGGGTCGGCAACACGCTCCTGACGGATGAGGCGGCGGGGCCGCTGGCGGTCACGCTCTTCGAGGGCAGCCATGGCGCGGCGCTCGGGGTCACCTGCCTCGATGTCGGCACGCTGGGCTTTCCGCTCGCCGCCGAGATCGGCGCGGCCGATGCGCTGATCGTCTTCGATGCGGCGCGGTTCGGCACGATGCCGGGCACGGTGCGCGCGCTCGAGGGCGCCGAGATGGACCATTTCGTGCGCTCGGGCAGCCTCTCGGTGCATGAGGTGGGGCTGCGCGATCTGATGGATATGGCGCGGCTGAGCGAGGATCTGCCGCGCTACCGCGCGCTGGTGGGGATCGAGCCGGGCGAGATCGGCTGGGGCCTCGAGCCGAGCGCCGATGTCGCCGCCGCGATCCCGCAAGCGGTTGAGATCGCCGCCGAAATCGTCGCGCGCTGGCGGGCCGAGGCGCCGGAGGCTGCCGCATGA
- a CDS encoding TonB-dependent receptor plug domain-containing protein, whose protein sequence is MIYRHFTRRLLLSASCLAAPVAPVLAQDVTALDDILISGAMFPVEAKSYGRAYSVVTAEQIEARGVTDLAQALSGLPGVAVASSGPGYTQIRLRGGESNHVLVLIDGVEANSSGTGDYLLTGFGLADVARIEVLRGPQSTLYGANAMSGVISIVTRGAEAEGQSGGARTEIGGQGSAATSVWATTRGARGGLAVSLETRATDGEDASRSPGGDTEYNDTTTLSLKGDVALTETLKAGASLRRVWQDFGYDETSWVGVASPDDYVIDSDSSSRLNQTFGALWVEGEVLGGRMVNRLTLSAMDQDRTNSVGGFYSDDDAATQRAAKVTGSVALDTADLDSAAHKLNFSLEAERETYRSSWAPGGTFARNTRAAGLEYQGKLANGLDLQAGLRRDFNDVFEDGTSWNLSAAYLVPGQDLKLRASLGRAIVNPTMFEQFGFAPGFYTGNPNLKPEESLSREIGADLGFAGGRGTLGVTLFRDDVDNLIQGAGATSVNVAGTSRRQGVELALGYALTPGVDLGLDYTYTEAKAADGTPLTRRPRHEIGVHATAQTFGGRGSVSADLRHVAGSHDAEWWTGSWTPAVTELPAFTTVSLAARYQLTDQLELTGRVVNLFDADYSESWGYYGQERTAYLGLGVKW, encoded by the coding sequence ATGATTTATCGGCATTTTACCCGCCGCCTCCTGCTCAGCGCAAGCTGCCTCGCCGCGCCCGTGGCGCCCGTTCTCGCGCAAGATGTGACCGCGCTCGACGATATCCTGATCTCCGGCGCGATGTTCCCGGTCGAGGCGAAATCCTACGGCCGCGCCTATAGCGTCGTCACCGCCGAGCAGATCGAGGCGCGCGGGGTCACCGATCTGGCGCAGGCGCTCTCGGGGCTGCCGGGGGTTGCGGTCGCCTCGAGCGGGCCGGGCTATACCCAGATCCGGCTGCGTGGGGGCGAGTCGAACCATGTGCTCGTGCTGATCGACGGGGTCGAGGCGAACAGCTCGGGCACGGGCGATTACCTGCTGACCGGCTTCGGGCTCGCCGATGTCGCGCGCATCGAGGTGCTGCGCGGCCCGCAATCGACCCTCTACGGCGCCAATGCGATGTCGGGCGTGATCTCGATCGTGACCCGCGGCGCCGAGGCCGAGGGCCAGAGCGGCGGCGCGCGCACCGAGATCGGCGGGCAGGGCAGCGCCGCGACCTCGGTCTGGGCCACCACCCGCGGCGCGCGCGGCGGGCTTGCGGTCTCGCTCGAGACCCGCGCGACCGATGGCGAGGATGCCTCGCGCAGCCCGGGCGGCGATACCGAATACAACGACACCACCACGCTCTCGCTCAAGGGCGATGTGGCGCTCACCGAGACGCTGAAGGCCGGCGCCAGCCTGCGCCGCGTCTGGCAGGATTTCGGCTATGACGAGACCTCCTGGGTCGGCGTCGCGAGCCCCGACGACTATGTGATCGACAGCGACAGCAGCTCGCGGCTGAACCAGACCTTCGGCGCGCTCTGGGTCGAGGGCGAGGTGCTCGGCGGGCGGATGGTGAACCGGCTGACGCTCTCGGCGATGGACCAGGATCGCACCAATTCGGTCGGCGGTTTCTACAGCGACGACGATGCCGCGACCCAGCGCGCGGCGAAAGTCACGGGCTCGGTGGCGCTCGATACCGCCGATCTCGACAGCGCCGCGCACAAGCTCAACTTCTCGCTCGAGGCCGAGCGCGAGACCTATCGCTCCTCCTGGGCGCCGGGGGGCACTTTCGCGCGCAACACCCGCGCGGCAGGGCTCGAATATCAGGGCAAGCTCGCCAATGGCCTTGATCTGCAGGCCGGTTTGCGCCGCGATTTCAACGATGTCTTCGAGGATGGCACGTCGTGGAACCTGTCGGCCGCCTATCTGGTGCCGGGGCAGGATCTGAAGCTGCGCGCCTCGCTCGGCCGGGCGATCGTCAACCCGACGATGTTCGAGCAATTCGGCTTCGCGCCGGGCTTTTACACCGGCAACCCGAACCTCAAGCCCGAGGAGAGCCTGAGCCGCGAGATCGGCGCCGATCTCGGCTTTGCGGGCGGGCGCGGCACGCTGGGGGTGACGCTCTTCCGCGATGATGTCGACAACCTGATCCAGGGCGCGGGCGCGACCTCGGTCAATGTCGCGGGCACGAGCCGCCGTCAGGGCGTCGAGCTCGCGCTCGGCTATGCGCTGACCCCGGGCGTCGATCTCGGCCTCGATTATACCTATACCGAGGCGAAGGCCGCCGACGGCACCCCGCTCACCCGCCGCCCGCGCCATGAGATCGGCGTTCATGCCACCGCCCAGACCTTCGGCGGGCGCGGCTCGGTCAGCGCCGATCTGCGCCATGTCGCGGGCAGCCACGATGCCGAATGGTGGACGGGCTCCTGGACGCCGGCGGTGACCGAGCTGCCCGCCTTCACCACCGTGAGCCTCGCCGCGCGCTATCAGCTCACCGATCAGCTCGAGCTGACCGGCCGCGTCGTGAACCTCTTTGACGCGGATTATTCCGAAAGCTGGGGCTATTACGGCCAGGAACGCACCGCCTATCTCGGGCTTGGCGTGAAATGGTGA
- a CDS encoding ABC transporter ATP-binding protein, whose product MSLMSLENLSVRRAGEVVLAPLSLRLEPGECVGLIGPNGAGKTTLMRAALGLIGASGTSALAALSPAARAARAAWLPQAREIVWPVSVAHLVGLGAAARGRPETHPSVAAALARLDLAPLAARQANALSGGEQARVLLARALAQDTPLILADEPLAGLDPAQAIRTMGLLAALAAEGRGVLASLHDLSLAARFCTRLIVLHRGRLVADGAPAAVLTDALLAEVFGIRCTRVATPEGLMLLPEGVIAR is encoded by the coding sequence ATGAGCTTGATGTCGCTTGAAAATCTCTCCGTGCGGCGGGCGGGGGAGGTGGTGCTCGCGCCGCTGTCGCTGCGCCTTGAGCCGGGCGAATGTGTGGGGCTGATCGGCCCCAATGGCGCGGGCAAGACCACGCTGATGCGCGCGGCGCTCGGCCTGATCGGCGCCTCGGGCACGAGCGCGCTTGCCGCGCTCTCCCCCGCCGCGCGGGCCGCCCGCGCGGCCTGGCTGCCGCAAGCGCGCGAGATCGTCTGGCCGGTCAGCGTGGCCCATCTCGTCGGCCTCGGCGCCGCCGCGCGTGGCCGCCCCGAGACCCACCCGAGCGTCGCCGCGGCGCTAGCCCGGCTCGATCTCGCCCCCCTCGCCGCGCGCCAAGCCAACGCGCTTTCGGGCGGCGAGCAGGCGCGCGTGCTCCTCGCCCGCGCGCTCGCGCAAGATACCCCGCTGATCCTCGCCGATGAGCCCCTCGCGGGCCTCGACCCCGCGCAGGCGATCCGCACCATGGGCCTGCTCGCGGCCCTCGCCGCCGAGGGGCGCGGCGTGCTCGCCTCGCTCCATGATCTGAGCCTCGCCGCGCGCTTCTGCACGCGGCTGATCGTGCTCCACCGGGGCCGCCTCGTCGCCGATGGCGCGCCCGCCGCGGTGCTCACCGATGCGCTTCTCGCCGAGGTCTTCGGCATCCGCTGCACCCGCGTCGCGACCCCCGAGGGGCTGATGCTGCTGCCCGAGGGGGTGATCGCGCGATGA
- a CDS encoding FecCD family ABC transporter permease: MSYPRLLALLGALVAALFVGSLLTGVAAAGPGESLRALFLPEGPLTLVMREIRLPRAILGVLVGASLGLSGAALQGLMRNPLAEPGLIGVSGAAGLGAVLAIQTGLVAAFALALPLAALTGAALGVALMLGLAGRGGGTLGLILAGVALSALASAATALVLNLSPNPFAANEIVFWMMGSLADRSFAHVALAGPVMALGWALIARTGRGLEALTLGEDAAISMGVDLGRLRLTLVAGVAAAVGAATAVAGTVGFVGLVVPHLLRRAVGGRPARLLPASALGGAALVLAADIAVRLVLPGRDLKLGVLLALVGAPVFLHLIWRMRGQP, translated from the coding sequence ATGAGCTATCCCCGTCTTCTGGCCCTGCTCGGGGCGCTGGTCGCGGCGCTCTTCGTGGGCTCGCTCCTGACCGGGGTGGCGGCGGCGGGCCCGGGCGAGAGCCTGCGCGCGCTGTTTCTTCCCGAGGGGCCGCTCACGCTCGTGATGCGCGAGATCCGCCTGCCGCGCGCGATCCTGGGCGTCCTCGTCGGCGCGAGCCTTGGCCTCTCCGGCGCGGCGCTGCAGGGGCTGATGCGCAACCCGCTGGCCGAGCCCGGGCTGATCGGGGTCTCGGGCGCGGCGGGGCTCGGTGCCGTGCTCGCGATCCAGACCGGGCTCGTCGCGGCCTTCGCGCTGGCGCTGCCGCTCGCCGCGCTCACCGGCGCGGCGCTGGGCGTGGCGCTGATGCTTGGCCTTGCGGGGCGGGGCGGCGGCACGCTCGGGCTGATCCTCGCGGGCGTCGCGCTCTCGGCGCTGGCCTCGGCGGCCACCGCGCTGGTCCTCAACCTCTCGCCCAACCCCTTCGCGGCAAACGAGATTGTCTTCTGGATGATGGGCTCGCTCGCCGATCGCTCCTTTGCCCATGTGGCGCTTGCGGGCCCGGTGATGGCGCTTGGCTGGGCGCTGATTGCGCGCACCGGCCGCGGGCTTGAGGCGCTGACCCTGGGCGAGGATGCCGCGATCAGCATGGGGGTCGATCTCGGGCGGCTGCGGCTGACGCTGGTCGCGGGGGTGGCGGCGGCGGTGGGTGCTGCGACGGCGGTGGCGGGCACGGTGGGCTTTGTCGGGCTCGTGGTGCCGCATCTGCTGCGCCGGGCGGTGGGCGGGCGGCCTGCGCGGCTTTTGCCGGCCTCGGCGCTCGGCGGCGCGGCGCTGGTTCTGGCGGCCGATATCGCGGTGCGGCTGGTGCTGCCCGGGCGCGATCTGAAGCTCGGCGTGCTCCTCGCGCTGGTCGGCGCGCCGGTCTTCCTGCATCTGATCTGGCGCATGCGGGGCCAGCCATGA
- a CDS encoding ABC transporter substrate-binding protein, whose translation MVIRAGGLALALATLPCGAGLAAPPTTPPARVVSINLCTDQLAMRLAAPGQLVSVSMLARDPRSSAMAEAAKAWPVNQGLAEEVYLLHPDLVLAGRYTARASVEMLTRLGVTVVIFDPADSLEALRDGIEKMGAALGREEAAAAELAAFDARLAAIRAAAPAPARRPTAATYEANGYTSGAETLAGEIIETAGYRPIAGDLGFPYGGMLPLEALVMADPDLVIRGARQPGASRSEEVLDHPALAALSGASAVVEDHDWICGLPSVLDAVERLMRAAPPEEAR comes from the coding sequence ATGGTGATCCGGGCGGGCGGCCTCGCGCTGGCGCTGGCCACCCTGCCGTGCGGCGCGGGGCTGGCCGCGCCGCCCACAACGCCGCCCGCGCGCGTCGTCTCGATCAACCTGTGCACCGATCAGCTCGCCATGCGCCTCGCCGCGCCGGGCCAGCTCGTCTCGGTCTCGATGCTCGCGCGTGATCCGCGCTCCTCCGCCATGGCCGAGGCGGCCAAGGCCTGGCCGGTCAACCAGGGCCTCGCCGAGGAGGTCTATCTGCTCCACCCCGATCTCGTGCTGGCCGGGCGCTACACCGCGCGCGCGAGCGTCGAGATGCTGACCCGGCTCGGGGTGACTGTGGTGATCTTCGACCCCGCCGACAGCCTCGAGGCGCTGCGCGACGGGATCGAGAAGATGGGCGCCGCACTTGGGCGCGAGGAGGCCGCCGCGGCCGAGCTCGCGGCCTTTGACGCGCGCCTTGCCGCGATCCGCGCCGCCGCGCCCGCGCCCGCGCGCCGCCCGACCGCGGCCACCTATGAGGCCAACGGCTATACCTCGGGCGCCGAGACGCTCGCCGGCGAGATCATCGAAACCGCGGGCTATCGCCCGATCGCGGGCGATCTCGGCTTTCCCTACGGCGGCATGCTGCCGCTCGAGGCGCTGGTGATGGCCGACCCCGATCTCGTGATCCGCGGCGCGCGCCAGCCGGGCGCCTCGCGCTCCGAGGAGGTGCTCGACCACCCCGCGCTGGCCGCGCTGAGCGGCGCCAGCGCGGTCGTCGAGGATCACGACTGGATCTGCGGGCTGCCCTCGGTGCTCGACGCGGTCGAGCGGCTGATGCGCGCCGCCCCGCCGGAGGAGGCACGATGA